One Aerococcus urinaeequi DNA segment encodes these proteins:
- the frr gene encoding ribosome recycling factor, with product MAIDNLLKETKDRMLKSEEAFTRTLARIRAGVANASLLDGITVEYYGVPTDLRQLATITIPEPRMLQISPYDKSSLNDIDRALQQSDLGIPPTNDGSVIRLIIPALTQERRKELSKTVGKDLEDAKIAIRNIRRDAIDETKKAEKAKEITEDDVRSYESDIQDLTNAAIKNVEKIASDKEDEIMNV from the coding sequence ATGGCTATTGATAATTTACTAAAAGAAACAAAAGACCGTATGTTGAAATCTGAAGAAGCATTTACACGTACGCTTGCACGTATCCGTGCTGGTGTGGCCAATGCTTCTTTACTAGACGGCATTACTGTTGAATACTACGGTGTACCAACTGACTTACGTCAATTGGCAACAATCACTATTCCAGAGCCTCGTATGTTACAAATCTCTCCATACGACAAAAGTTCTTTAAATGATATCGACCGTGCATTACAACAATCTGACTTAGGTATTCCACCTACAAATGATGGTTCTGTAATTCGTTTGATTATCCCAGCTTTAACACAAGAACGTCGTAAAGAGTTAAGTAAAACAGTTGGAAAAGACTTGGAAGACGCTAAAATAGCTATCCGTAACATCCGTCGTGACGCGATTGATGAAACGAAAAAAGCTGAAAAAGCAAAAGAAATCACTGAAGATGACGTACGTTCATACGAAAGTGACATTCAAGACTTAACAAACGCTGCAATTAAAAACGTTGAGAAAATCGCTTCTGATAAAGAAGACGAAATCATGAACGTTTAA
- the tsf gene encoding translation elongation factor Ts produces the protein MAITAKQVKELRDRTGVGMMDAKKALVEVDGDMDKAIDFLREKGIAKAAKKADRVAAEGLTKAVAKGNDAVIVEVNSETDFVARNDQFVELLETVALAILEQKPATVEAALTDVTVEGKDLDTYIKEKAAVIGEKISLRRFETLTKTDDQEFGTYSHQGGRISVLTLIDGNSPEFASMVSMHIGGMKPQFLNEESVPAEVYEHEKAVLTEQSLNEGKPKEIVEKMITGRLRKFFAEICLVDQKYLLDDSKTVAEVAKENNAEIKGFFRFEVGEGIEKRQDDFASEVAAQMGK, from the coding sequence ATGGCAATTACTGCAAAACAAGTTAAAGAATTACGCGACCGCACTGGTGTAGGTATGATGGATGCTAAGAAAGCCTTAGTTGAAGTTGACGGAGATATGGACAAAGCTATCGACTTCCTACGTGAAAAAGGTATCGCTAAAGCTGCTAAGAAAGCTGACCGTGTTGCTGCTGAAGGTTTAACTAAAGCTGTAGCTAAAGGGAACGACGCTGTAATTGTAGAAGTTAACTCTGAAACTGACTTCGTTGCACGTAACGATCAATTCGTTGAATTACTAGAAACTGTTGCATTAGCTATCTTAGAGCAAAAACCTGCTACTGTAGAAGCTGCTTTAACTGATGTAACTGTTGAAGGTAAAGACTTAGATACATACATTAAAGAAAAAGCTGCTGTAATCGGAGAAAAAATCTCATTACGTCGCTTTGAAACTTTAACAAAAACAGATGACCAAGAATTTGGTACATACTCTCACCAAGGTGGACGTATTTCTGTTCTTACATTAATTGACGGTAACAGCCCTGAATTTGCTAGCATGGTATCTATGCACATCGGTGGTATGAAACCTCAATTCTTAAACGAAGAATCTGTACCTGCTGAAGTTTACGAACATGAAAAAGCAGTTCTTACTGAACAATCATTAAACGAAGGTAAACCAAAAGAAATCGTTGAAAAAATGATTACTGGTCGTTTACGTAAATTCTTCGCAGAAATCTGCTTAGTTGATCAAAAATACTTATTAGATGACAGCAAAACTGTTGCAGAAGTTGCAAAAGAAAACAATGCTGAAATCAAAGGTTTCTTCCGTTTTGAAGTCGGCGAGGGTATCGAAAAACGCCAAGACGACTTCGCTAGTGAAGTTGCTGCTCAAATGGGTAAATAA
- the pyrH gene encoding UMP kinase, producing MTEPKYKRVVLKLSGEALSGNNGFGIDPETMKGIAKEIKEVHRLGVQISIVVGGGNIWRGKTGEEMGMERAQADYMGMLATIMNALGLQDVLENIGVPTRVQTSIDMRQIAEPYIRRRAERHLEKGRVVIFAGGTGNPYFSTDTTASLRAAEIEADVILMAKNGVDGVYSDDPRKNDAAVKYEKLSHLEVISNNLQVMDTTASSLSMDNNIPLVVFNLNEEGNIRRVILGEEIGTTIEG from the coding sequence ATGACAGAACCTAAATACAAACGCGTAGTTTTGAAACTTTCAGGTGAGGCTTTATCTGGTAACAACGGTTTCGGTATTGATCCAGAAACAATGAAGGGTATTGCTAAAGAAATCAAAGAAGTTCACCGTTTAGGCGTACAAATCTCAATCGTCGTAGGTGGCGGTAACATTTGGCGTGGTAAAACTGGGGAAGAAATGGGTATGGAACGTGCACAAGCAGACTACATGGGTATGCTAGCAACAATCATGAACGCCCTAGGTTTACAAGATGTTTTAGAAAATATTGGCGTGCCAACTCGCGTACAAACTTCAATCGACATGCGTCAAATCGCGGAACCATATATCCGCCGCCGTGCTGAGCGTCACTTAGAAAAAGGACGTGTCGTTATTTTTGCTGGGGGTACTGGTAATCCTTACTTCTCAACAGATACAACAGCCTCTCTACGTGCTGCTGAAATTGAAGCAGATGTTATTTTAATGGCGAAAAATGGCGTAGACGGTGTATATTCAGACGATCCTCGTAAGAACGACGCTGCTGTTAAATACGAAAAATTATCGCATTTAGAAGTCATCAGCAACAATCTACAAGTAATGGACACTACAGCTTCATCATTAAGCATGGACAACAATATTCCTTTAGTTGTATTCAACCTAAATGAAGAAGGCAATATCCGCCGTGTTATCCTTGGTGAAGAAATTGGTACTACAATAGAAGGGTAA